The DNA segment GGTCCAGATCAATTTGGAAATTATATAGTCCAAGTGAAAGGGGAAAAAATGTCAATCAACCATAAAAGAATTGGTTTGTATATTCCTGCAAGTGAGCTTTATCCGGAAGATTATGATTTTGATATTATTTTTCAATCAAAGGAAAATAGAAAGAAAAGTAAAATAATCAGTAAAGGTCATGAAGAAAATCTAACAATTGACTATACAGAATAAAAAAACGTCAGCTAGGAGTAAATTTCTAGCTGACGTTTTTCTTCATTTTATATAATTTTGCATAATCCAATCTACAAAAACTCCTCCAAAATAGACTCCAAATACACCTACAACAGCGGAGAAGACCGGAGGAGCTGGTAAGGGCAGTTTTAAAAATCGAAACAAAATTCCAACAGCCATCCCTGCAATTAAGCTTAAGACTAACTCTTTCATTTGGTTCCCTCATCACCTAATTTAGTTGAACTTACAAAGCTTTTTTTCTAAGTATGAGTTATTTTTTATATCTTATTCGGTAATGAACAGATTGTTTTCTTCCTCATGATTATGTAGCTCGAAAACTACAAGTAAAGCATCGAAATAGGAGAGAATATCTTCTGTTACTCCCTTATTCTCAATCTTCGCTTTAATTGAGTGTACGATGATTTCTAAAATTTGATGGTCCCTCTTCAATTTTATAATCATCTCATTAAGCTCAGGATTTTCCTTCAATTTTTCAATAAAAAATCCTTCCTCTTCTGATTGCGCGTGGGCAAGTGTTCTCGTCTCCCAATGTTCAATTAGAGCATCACAAATTTCCTTTGTTTCTTTCGCTTTATTTTCTAATAAAAGTTTTTTTAGCACTTTTGTTAAATCGCGGGCTTCTGTATATATGCCATCATGAATCGAATGATGAGAATGTTTTTTTCTTAAAGACGGTCCAGACATATGTGTTCTCCTTCGTAAATACTATATCCCATTCTTGTCCAAAACTTATATTTTTAAAACTAGAAAGGTCAAGATTACCTTTCTAGGAGTCTTATTTTTTGTATACATTTACATTTTTGGGAAACGGTAATAGGTAAAAATGTCGTAGGAAGGTGAGTCTATGGGCCGAAAACGAGCACCACTTATGAAAAAAATAAAATTTTTTGGAAAATCAAGGGATGTAGCTACTCATGCAGTGATGTCTCCAATGGATAGAGATTCAGAAAAGATCTATCGCAGAAGATGGCAGCACGATAAAACGGTTCGAACGACGCATGGGGTTAACTGTACAGGATCATGCAGCTGGAAAGTTCATGTGAAAGATGGAATTATCGCATGGGAAACACAGCAGACAGATTATCCATCTACAGGACCGAATATGCCCGAATATGAACCACGTGGTTGCCCAAGAGGGGCAAGCTTTTCTTGGTATATTTATAGCCCTCTCCGGGTTCGTTACCCATATATTCGTGGTCATTTATTGGATATGTGGCGTGAAGAGTTGCAAAAATCTAACGATCCTGTTGCTGCATGGAGGGAGATTACTACAAACCCAGAGAAATCAAAACGATATAAACAGTCAAGGGGAAAAGGGGGACTTGTCCGTGCATCATGGGATGAGGTGAATGAACTAATCTGTGCTTCTCTTATTCATTCAATTCAAGAATTTGGTCCAGACCGTATTTTTGGATTTTCACCCATCCCAGCGATGTCGATGGTTAGCTACGCAGGAGGCGGCCGATTTTTATCACTACTAGGTGGTTCCTTATTAAGTTTTTATGATTGGTACGCAGACCTCCCGCCAGCCTCTCCGCAAGTATGGGGAGAACAAACAGATGTACCTGAGAGCTCAGATTGGTTTAATTCATCTTATCTATTAGTATGGGGTTCTAATATTCCACAAACAAGGACACCAGATGCTCATTTTATGGTTGAAGCACGGTACCGTGGGACAAAGGTTGTTGCTGTTAGCCCTGATTATGCTGAGTTTGTAAAATTCGCTGATAATTGGCTAAATGTTCAGGCTGGTATGGACGGAGCTCTCGGAATGGCAATGACGCATGTAATTTTAAAAGAGTTTTATGTAGATCAAGAAACTGAGTATTTTTATGACTATGCGAAAAAATTCACGGATCTCCCATTCTTGGTGAAGTTAAAACCACATGGAGAAAACTTTGTTTCCAGTACGTTTTTAAGGGCTAGTGAGCTAGACACTAAGCTTTCAAACGGGGAGTGGAAAACTGCTGTTTGGAACAAAGAAACCAATCAGCCTGCATTTCCTAATGGAACGATTGGACATCGATGGGAGGAAAAAGGTCAATGGAACCTCCACCTACAAGACACTGAACAAAACATTTCTGATTTAAACCCATTATTAACTATGTTAGGGAATGAAGATACAGTTGTTAACGTTGAATTTCCTCACTTTGAAGTGGAAAAGAGAGAGACTTTCAAACGTGAGGTACCAGTAAAGGAAATTCAAATAAATGGAGAAAAAACCTATATAACTACTGTGTTTGATTTAATGCTTTCTAAATTTGGGGTAGCAAGAAAGGGTCTCCAAGGTGATTTTCCAAAGGATTATGATGATCCAAAACCATACACCCCAGCATGGCAAGAGGCCCTAACTGGAGTGGACCGAAAGCTAGCAGCACAGATTGCGAGAGAGTTTGCACAGAATGCCGATGAATCAAAAGGCCGTTCCATGGTTATTATGGGTTCTGGTATAAACCAATGGTATCACGCTGATGCGACATACCGTACCGTCCTAAATTTAGTTCTATTAACAGGTTCACAAGGAGTGAACGGAGGCGGCTGGGCTCATTATGTAGGACAGGAAAAAGTACGTCCTTTAGAAGGCTGGCAGACACTTGCAATGGCAAGAGACTGGGGTGGACCTCCTAGGCTTCATGCTGCTACGCCGTTCTTTTATTTTGTAACAGAACAGTGGAAATACGATGATCAATCCATTGAAGACCAAATATCACCTTTGATTAGTGAACCAAGATATAAGCATACAGGTGATTACTATTATTTAGGAACAAGATTAGGGTGGACACCAGCCTATCCACAGTTTGATAAGAATCCACTCAAATTTGTAGAGGAATCGAAAGGGACCGACAAAGAGCAAATAATTCAATCCATTGTAGATGATGTGAAAGATGGAAAAACAAAATTTGCGATTCAAAATCCTGAGGACCCTAAATCATTTCCAAAAGTTATGTTTGTGTGGAGAGGAAACTTGATTGGCAGCTCTTCCAAAGGACACGAATATTTTCTGAAATATATGCTTGGAACCCATCATGGAAATTTAAGTGAGCAAAATACAGAATTAAAAACGGAAGATATAAATTGGGACGAACAGTCAACAGAGGGAAAACTCGATTTAATGGTAAATATCGATTTTCGCATGGCAGGAACAGGTCTATACTCGGATATCATTCTTCCGGCAGCTACCTGGTACGAAAAATATGATATAAGCAGTACGGATATGCACCCGTTCATTCATCCGTTTAACCCGGCAATTGCGCCACCATGGGAATCGAAATCGGATTGGGACACATTTAGGGGATTAGCCAAGAAGTTTTCTTCCATGGCCGAACAATATTTTAGCGGGCCCGTACAAGACGTTGTGGCAACACCCATGCTTCATGATTCTAGGGATGAAATTTCCGAGGCATGTACATTTGGGAAAATTCCAGATTGGCAAAACGGTTCATTTGAGCCAGTACCTGGACAGAACTTTCCGCGTTTGCATATTGTTGAACGTGACTATACAAAGGTCTATGAAAAATTTATATCCCTTGGACCTGTTATTAAGGAACAGATTGGAGCTAAGGGTATTGGCTGGAATGCAAAAGAAGAATATGAAAAATTAAAAACGATACTTGGAACAGCCAATAAAACCTCCTACAAGGATTGTCCAAGTCTATACACTGCTCGGGATGCTGCTGAGGCAATTCTATCTCTTTCAAGTTCTACAAACGGTTCTCTAGCTATGAAGGCATGGGATGCGCTGGAGAAAAAGTCAGGCCAAAAATTAAAAGATTTAGCAGAAGAAAGAGCAGAAGAGCATATGTCATTTAGTGAAATAACAGCACAGCCACGGCAGGTCATTTCTACACCTGTTTTTAGTGGTACGGAAACGGGAGGGAGACGGTATTCACCATTTACAACAAATGTGGAACGTTTAATTCCATGGCGTACATTAACCGGTCGCCAACACTTTTATTTAGACCACGAAACCATGTTTGAATTTGGAGAAGAGTTTCCTGTATTTAAGGCACCATTAAAAAAGGTGGCATTCCGATCAAAGGATCGAAAGCCAATTAATATGGGCAAGGAAATAAATTTACGTTATTTGACGCCACATTTTAAATGGTCATTCCATAGTACCTATTTCGATACTCTCCCAATGTTAACGCTATTTAGAGGCGGACCGACCGTATGGATGAATCTTCAAGATGCGGATGAAGTTGGTATTGCAGATAATGATTGGCTGCAAATGTATAACCGAAATGGAGTTGTCGTTGCAAGGGCAGTTGTTTCTCATCGTTTACCAAGGGGAGTTGCTTTCATGTATCACGTGCAAGAGCGGCATATTAACGTCCCTAGTTCAACCATTACGAACGAACGTGGTGGAACATTTAACAGCCCCACGCGTTTACAAATGAAGCCAACGCACGTAATTGGCGGATACGCCCAGCTAAGTTATGGGTTTAACTATTATGGACCATGCGGAAGCCAGCGTGATGAGAGAGTTATTATTAGTAAACTAGATAGGGATGAGGTGGACTGGCTTGAGAATTAAAGCCCAATTTGGAATGGTGATGAACCTAGATAAATGCATCGGGTGTCATACGTGCAGCATCACCTGTAACAATACGTGGACAAACCGTCCCGGAGCAGAATATATGTGGTGGAATAATGTTGAAACAAAACCAGGGATTGGTTATCCAAAGGAATGGGAAAACCAAGAAAAATATAAAGGGGGCTGGGTGTTAAAGAATGGGAAGCTTGAACTAAAGTCAGGTGGTCGAGTTTCGAAGCTCTTAAATATTTTTCACAATCCTGACTTAGCCCAATTAGATGATTACTATGAACCATGGACCTATGATTATGAGAACCTAATTAATAGCCCCGAAAAAGAACACCAGCCGGTGGCTCGACCAAAGTCTCAGGTGACAGGGGAGTATATGGATATTAAGTGGGGGCCAAATTGGGAGGATGATTTGGCCGGTGTATATCAGACTGGGAAAAATGACCCTAACATAAAAGGGATTGAAGAAAGAGTAAAATTTGAGTATGAGCAAACCTTCATGATGTATCTGCCAAGAATCTGTGAGCATTGTGTCAATCCAACTTGTGTAGCTTCCTGTCCATCTGGTGCCATTTACAAAAGGGAAGAGGACGGAATTGTGTTGGTAGATCAAGATGCATGCCGAAGCTGGCGGTATTGTACAACAGGTTGTCCATATAAAAAGGTCTATTTTAATTGGAAAACCCATAAAGCAGAAAAATGTACCTTTTGTTTTCCGAGAATTGAGGCTGGACTTCCTACGGTGTGTTCAGAAACATGTGTTGGAAGACTTCGGTATCTAGGGATTGTTTTTTATGATTTAGATAAGGTTGAAGAAGCAGCGTCTGTTACCAATGAAAAAGATTTATATGAAGCCCATTTAGGAATCTTTCTAGATCCACATGATCCAGAGGTAATTAAGGAAGCGCGAAAAGCGGGTTATCAGGAGGATTGGATTGAAGCTGCACAAAGGTCACCTGTCTATAAATTAGCAGTTGAACAACGGATCGCTTTGCCCCTTCATCCAGAATATAGGACATTGCCTATGGTGTGGTATATTCCACCGCTCAGTCCAGTGATGAGCGCATTTGATGGAGGCTTAGATGGGGTCAATCCTCATGTTATTTACCCTCAAATTGACCAGCTTAGAATTCCCATCGAATATTTAGCCAATATGTTAAGTGCTGGGGATACCGAAGTTATTCGGAAGGTGCTTAAGAAGATGGTCGCGATGAGAAGTTATATGAGGTCACTTAATTTAGGGAAGAAACCAGAGAAAAGTATACTTGATGCTGTTGGAATGACAGAAGAAACAATGCATGAAATGTATCAACTTGCAGCAATTGCGAAGTACGATGATCGCTATGTTATTCCATCTTCACATCGGGAGGATGCTGCAAACCAATATTTAGGACAAGGAACTGGAGGGTTCGATTTTATGGAGGCGTGCTCTGGCTGCTCGGTTACACCAGGGGTACCGGGAGATTATAAAGTAGGGGACGATTATTGGGGGGAGTTAAATGGATGAGTATCAACGTATTTTTGGTCTAGCATCTATTTTACTTCAGCATCCTGAAAAAGATTGGTTTGAAACAAATGAGTTGAAAGATTTGAAAGATGAAATTGCCTTAATTGAAAATCAGCTAGTGAAGATCTTATTTAAGCAAT comes from the Neobacillus sp. PS2-9 genome and includes:
- a CDS encoding DUF1427 family protein, translating into MKELVLSLIAGMAVGILFRFLKLPLPAPPVFSAVVGVFGVYFGGVFVDWIMQNYIK
- a CDS encoding hemerythrin domain-containing protein — translated: MSGPSLRKKHSHHSIHDGIYTEARDLTKVLKKLLLENKAKETKEICDALIEHWETRTLAHAQSEEEGFFIEKLKENPELNEMIIKLKRDHQILEIIVHSIKAKIENKGVTEDILSYFDALLVVFELHNHEEENNLFITE
- a CDS encoding nitrate reductase subunit alpha: MGRKRAPLMKKIKFFGKSRDVATHAVMSPMDRDSEKIYRRRWQHDKTVRTTHGVNCTGSCSWKVHVKDGIIAWETQQTDYPSTGPNMPEYEPRGCPRGASFSWYIYSPLRVRYPYIRGHLLDMWREELQKSNDPVAAWREITTNPEKSKRYKQSRGKGGLVRASWDEVNELICASLIHSIQEFGPDRIFGFSPIPAMSMVSYAGGGRFLSLLGGSLLSFYDWYADLPPASPQVWGEQTDVPESSDWFNSSYLLVWGSNIPQTRTPDAHFMVEARYRGTKVVAVSPDYAEFVKFADNWLNVQAGMDGALGMAMTHVILKEFYVDQETEYFYDYAKKFTDLPFLVKLKPHGENFVSSTFLRASELDTKLSNGEWKTAVWNKETNQPAFPNGTIGHRWEEKGQWNLHLQDTEQNISDLNPLLTMLGNEDTVVNVEFPHFEVEKRETFKREVPVKEIQINGEKTYITTVFDLMLSKFGVARKGLQGDFPKDYDDPKPYTPAWQEALTGVDRKLAAQIAREFAQNADESKGRSMVIMGSGINQWYHADATYRTVLNLVLLTGSQGVNGGGWAHYVGQEKVRPLEGWQTLAMARDWGGPPRLHAATPFFYFVTEQWKYDDQSIEDQISPLISEPRYKHTGDYYYLGTRLGWTPAYPQFDKNPLKFVEESKGTDKEQIIQSIVDDVKDGKTKFAIQNPEDPKSFPKVMFVWRGNLIGSSSKGHEYFLKYMLGTHHGNLSEQNTELKTEDINWDEQSTEGKLDLMVNIDFRMAGTGLYSDIILPAATWYEKYDISSTDMHPFIHPFNPAIAPPWESKSDWDTFRGLAKKFSSMAEQYFSGPVQDVVATPMLHDSRDEISEACTFGKIPDWQNGSFEPVPGQNFPRLHIVERDYTKVYEKFISLGPVIKEQIGAKGIGWNAKEEYEKLKTILGTANKTSYKDCPSLYTARDAAEAILSLSSSTNGSLAMKAWDALEKKSGQKLKDLAEERAEEHMSFSEITAQPRQVISTPVFSGTETGGRRYSPFTTNVERLIPWRTLTGRQHFYLDHETMFEFGEEFPVFKAPLKKVAFRSKDRKPINMGKEINLRYLTPHFKWSFHSTYFDTLPMLTLFRGGPTVWMNLQDADEVGIADNDWLQMYNRNGVVVARAVVSHRLPRGVAFMYHVQERHINVPSSTITNERGGTFNSPTRLQMKPTHVIGGYAQLSYGFNYYGPCGSQRDERVIISKLDRDEVDWLEN
- the narH gene encoding nitrate reductase subunit beta, translating into MRIKAQFGMVMNLDKCIGCHTCSITCNNTWTNRPGAEYMWWNNVETKPGIGYPKEWENQEKYKGGWVLKNGKLELKSGGRVSKLLNIFHNPDLAQLDDYYEPWTYDYENLINSPEKEHQPVARPKSQVTGEYMDIKWGPNWEDDLAGVYQTGKNDPNIKGIEERVKFEYEQTFMMYLPRICEHCVNPTCVASCPSGAIYKREEDGIVLVDQDACRSWRYCTTGCPYKKVYFNWKTHKAEKCTFCFPRIEAGLPTVCSETCVGRLRYLGIVFYDLDKVEEAASVTNEKDLYEAHLGIFLDPHDPEVIKEARKAGYQEDWIEAAQRSPVYKLAVEQRIALPLHPEYRTLPMVWYIPPLSPVMSAFDGGLDGVNPHVIYPQIDQLRIPIEYLANMLSAGDTEVIRKVLKKMVAMRSYMRSLNLGKKPEKSILDAVGMTEETMHEMYQLAAIAKYDDRYVIPSSHREDAANQYLGQGTGGFDFMEACSGCSVTPGVPGDYKVGDDYWGELNG